In Taeniopygia guttata chromosome 14, bTaeGut7.mat, whole genome shotgun sequence, the genomic window TTGAACTTGGACTTGAACACCTACaccacagaatcattaaggctggaaaagacctccaagatcatcgagtccaacctgtgaccaatCCCCACCTCATCAACCAGACCAGAGCACCAGGTGCCACGTCCAGTCGTTCAAGGTGTAAATTGGGGAGCAGGTAACAGACCCTCAGCCTCAGTGCCCTCCCAGACACCCAGCACCCATCTGAGGGGTCCACGCCCCACCTGGCACTCGGTGCCCTCCAGGTTCCTGGTGACCATGGCGTGCTTGGGCCGGTGCAGCATGGTGCACAGCTCCTGGCTCAGCTTCAGCGCCGCCGCCCGCACCAGCCGCGACGACTTCCTCCCGATCCAGATGAAGACGTCGGACCAGCAGTCCAGGATGTACACGCTCTTGGTGTCCAGcaggctctgcagctggggGCACCACAGGAAGAGGGGTCAGGCACCTGCAGGccttcccagctggaaaacacCCTGCCCGCTCCCGACAGAGCTGGAGGCAAAAGGGGCATGAAACCAGTCTCACTGGTCAGACTGGGAGAACCTCCCCACCCCATCCTACCAGGCGCATCTCTGGCATCAGATCAGCCTTCAGCCTCTTCTTGTGCTCCACGGAGAGCTTGTAGTTGATCTGGGGAAGCTCCAGGTAGCCCAGGCCGAGGCCGACCTGCAGAGTGGAGTGGGAAAGAGGTGAGTGGGGGCTGCAGGacctcagcagggctggtggcTCTGTGGATGCAGCTCCCCACCTTGTACAGCTTGGGTTTGTGGGGCTGGAAGTCATCGGGGACACAGGGTCGGATCTCCTCGGGCTGGccccccagcacctcccagaaCTCGGGGGTCTCCTGGCCCTGGGTGAGCAGCGTGATCTCAGCCTTGCCCTTCCGCTCGTTCTTGTTGATCTTCTCGGCGAAGAGCCTGCGGTGGGAGCAGGTGAGATGGCAGCTGGGCTCCCCTCACCCCAGCACCCCCACCAGCCCTACCTGGCCTTGGTGGTGCTGCTCAGCGTGGCCTGGCTCCCACGCCACACCAGGAGGTCGAGGCCATGGTCCAGGAGGAAAACAAACCTGGAGGAGAGAGGTGAGAGGAATCAGGAGAGAATGGGGAGTGCTGAGCATCCTCCCCATCCTGGGGATCCCCGCAGGGCACCAATGTTTGAACCCATGTTCTTGTAGAAAGGTGCTGGCATAGTCCATTTGCACCACAGAACTGCAGCTATAGTGTCTCAGGTGGATCCTGCTGAACCTTCTGTAAGGTCCCTCTGTCCCTGGCCACTCACCGGGGGTCCAGTGATGTCCCTTTCAGTGCCACCGGCTCCAGCTTGACGTTCTTCTTCCCATAGACACGGTAGagcctggggaagggacagCCGTGGTGGGACAtggggcactgcctgccccCCTcatccccccagcccctgtccccagctgtacCTGGTGACATATTGCGTGTCCTCGACGGTGAAGAAACCGCTAGCCGTGCCACCCTCGATGTAGGAGATGTCATTGTCGAAGACCTGGGGGCACGGAGGGGGTGAggctgggacaggaggggcCGGGGGTTACAGGGGAGCTGGGGCTTGGCCTCACCTGAAGGAACTCTTCACTTTCATCCCCCATCTCCTCCCGGATGCTGCGGCACTCAGCCCCCAGGTAGTTGCGGAGGTTGACGGCGTGGATGGCGGAACAGGCCTTCTTGTCCAGCGTGGCCTCCTGCCCGATCCAGTAGTAGATCTCCCAGTTCAGGGAACCGTTCTCATCCAGGAAGGTCTGGGAAGGACAAGGGTGTGAGATGGgatggctgcagctcctggcaggggaTGCAGGGGACGCTTGGTCCTCCCCGGGTTACCTTGAGCACGATGTAGCAGTCGGCTTCGTAGAACTTGCCGTGGAAAGCCTCGTCCACCAGCGTGGGCACGAAGTTCTCGATCTGCCAGACACAGAGGCCGGGCAGCTGCCCCACGTCCTCGCTGAAGAACTCCGAGTAGTCCAGCTGTGGCTTCTCCAGGCCCTGGTCCCAGCGCCGTGTCTTCAGATCCGGCGCCTTCGCCTCCCCACTCTCCTGTGGGACAAAACAGGTCAGGTTAGGGACAACCAGAACCCTGCTGGCACCCAAGGTAGGCCAGGGACACTGTGATGCCCTCAGGGCCCTTCTCCCACCCCAGACCCTACCTCTATCTTCTTATTCTTCTCCTGGGCCACGTCCGACATCCCCTTCAGCACCTGCTTGGCCTGGTCATCCTGGGCAGAGTCCTTGCGCCGCCGGAGCCGCATCTTGCGGGCCAGCGGGTCCTTGGTGCCgctccctggggacacggggacgggGTGAGAGGCGGCCACGCCGCCTGTGGGGCACCCCACGGAGCAGGGCTCACCCccagcctctgccagggccgtgccagggcagggagggaccGCGTGCCCCCATCCCCGCACGCGtacccgcggcggcggcggcgacgGTGGCGGGGGAGGCTCCGGCCAGGCGGAGCTGGTTCTGCAGGGAGAAGTCGATGTTGTACCACTCCGAGGAGCGATCCGCCGGCTTCGGGGGCATCACCAGGTTGGGGTTCTCGCGCACGTCCAGGATCTGCCAAGGAGGGCACAGAGACCTCGGTGAAGTTCGTGTTCGCAGGGACGTTTGGGAGTGTGGCATGGGATGGAGACCTGGAGCACTTCAGTGGGATGAGGGGATGTGGCAGGAGTCCATGGCCTGCCTGGGCTGGACCATGTGGCAGATTGCAGGAACTGGCCCTGAGCTCCTCTGCCCTCACCTCATCCAGCCCACCCTACAGCcctggggtcccagggaggtgctggggctgtggtgcAGCCAGCCCAAGGCAGAGAAGCACGGGGTGCCCACCTCCACATCCGTCAGGAAGTGGATGGCCTCCGGCAGAGTCACCAGGCGGTTCTTGTTCAGCACCAACTTCCTCAGCTTGGAGCACCTGTGGGACAGCGATGCTGGTGACAGGCCAGCCCAGGGTGACCTGTGACCACACAACCTCTGTGTTCCCTCCTGGGGACGCAGCAGATCCAGTTGTGCGTTCCTTACCTGCACAGGCTCTCAGGGATGAGCTCCAGGTTGTTGTTGGCTGCCATGAACTCCTCAAGGTTGGTGAGCTTGCCAATGCCCGAGGGGATCCCGTCAAAGTCCAGCTTGTTGGAGTTCAGGTACATCTTCTTCAGCTTGGTCAGCTTACAGATGGCTGACTGGGGAAGGGGGAGATGGTGGGGTGAGGGAGAACCATGGAACCACGGGCAGGGATGGCACAAAAGGGCAGGGACATACAGGTAAGGAGGTGAGCTGGTTGCGGGACAGGTTGAGGGTCTCCAGCTGGGTCCACTGGTCGATGCAGAGGGACAGCTCCGTGATCTGGTTGCTGCTGAGGTTGAGGCGCCGCAGGCTGCCCAGGGTGTAGAGACACTCAGGGACACGGCTGAGGTCGTTGCAGGACAGGTCCACATCTGGGGACAGAAACAACGGGGTGACACCACCAGCCAGACCAACACTGGGGTTGGGAGAGCCCCTGGAGGGCTGCGTGGGGCTGGATGCCCCGGCCCTACCTGCCAGGTTCACCAGGGCCTCGAGGCTGGTGGGCAGGTTGCTCTGCGTGCGCTGGGTGTTACGGAGGTGGAGGGTCTGCAGGGCTGTCATGGCCGGGAGCTGCCTGAGGACCAGGGAGAGCCACAGGGCAGAGGGAGCGTCAGGATGGAGCAGGAAgctcagtgccagccctgccagagtgggaggcagccctgggagcGGGGCCGTACCGGAGCTGCGCGTGCAGGAGGGGGTTGTTGTTGAGGATGAGGGTCTGCAGGTGCACCAGGCGCCTCATCTGTGGTGGGAGACTCTCCAGCTTGTTGTCGCTCAGGTCCAGGTAGAGCAGGTCCGTCAGGTTGATGAAGAGCTGGTTGGGGATGGTGTCGATGCTGCAGGGATGTGAGGAAATTCAGGAGTGCCTAGGATCTGCACCAGCCCTGGGTCTCCCTTGAGGAGGGGCAGAGAGCAGGACCCAGAGCAAAATGTGACCGTGGCCAGGATGGGGAGATGGTCACTCTAGCCTGGACCCACCTGTTGTGGCCAAGGTTAAGGACCAGCATGTTCTTGGCAttctccagctccctgggaCACTCTGTGAGCTGGTTGTAGCTCAGGTCCTGGGAAAATGGGAGCACAAAGCAGCTGTCACCCTCAGCCCCACACCCAGCCACCACCACCCACACCTCAGGACTGGGGGGTATCTCCAGGGAGCTGGACCAGCACACAGGGAACCCAGGGAGCCCGTCCATGGCATCAGCCTTTAAAGGAGGCATTGCCAGAGGGTCACCCTGCCAACAGCCAGCTTCCCTGGAGCTCAGCCATGCGCTTGGGACTGGTGCTCCCAAGGAGCACAAGGAGCCACCACGGTGCAGCAATGGGACCCAGGAGTCTGAGCTGGCTCCTGTATCAGCTGAGAAGACTCTGCACCCACCAGCACTGAGAGGTCATCCAGCTGGAAGATGTCATCAGGGACTCCCGAGTTCTTCAGGCTGTTTGCACGAGCCACAATTGCCTGCGAAGGGGAGAGAGGCAGGAATGCAGTTGCCTGCTGAGCCCCCAGCGTGCCCAGGTATGATCCTGGTGTGCCCTCAGATCTCAGAGGTGCCTGGGCACCCCTGAGGCAGGAGGGGGACACTCACCCGGAGGCAGGGCAGGCCGGAGAGCTCTCCGTGGAGCGTGGTGAGGCTGTTGTGGCTCACGGAGAGATGTTCCTGCAGGGAAGGCCCAGACAAGCCCCAGTGAGCacagagaggagctggggatgtgCAGGGCAAGGGTTGTGCCCCCATATTGATGTGGAGGCTCCTCCAACCCAGGAGAGTTGGGGACTTGTcgcacacagagctgctgggacacTCCCAGTCTCAAACTGGTTGGTTGGCCCAGCGTGCCTGCGCTGCCTCCACATCCCTCATCCCCTGGGGTAGCCCTGGCTGCAcacctcagccctgctgtggggtttggggtgctctgGGATGCCCACACAAACAGATCCCAGCCCTTGGAAACGGGCAGAcgtgggcactgctggggtgggaGGAATTCCCCTGGGGAAATGTTTTCCTCTGAGCATCACCAGCCCGGCTGTTTTCTGCTCAGGAACACAAGGTGTTGGCAGGCTGTGGGCGGGATGCCAGGATTTCAGTCTTGCTGTGGTCCCCGAgcacctggcagggctggcaggagtgGCACCGAGGGATTCCCTGCACCTGGCACGGGGACTCCTGGCAGCGATTAAAGCACTCAGTTTGTCTGACACGGACAGGATGAGGTCCCTGATGTGCTGTGGACACCACCAAAGCCAAGCTGAGCCACGACTCCACCAAGGGCCTGGGTGaaccacccaaaaaacaaagccaggcagctgccagctcctgcttttTTATATACTTTAGcaaagaagaggggaaaaaagcccccaaaacctTGATTGTCCCCATTGTAACCATCGCCCTTCCCTTCTGCTACAGGGTGGAATATCTAAGCATAGTTTTTAATCTGGTTTTCTAGGAAAACAAGGTGAAACTGAGTGCAAGCCCACTCCTGACAGCTCCTGCATCCCATTTCAACCACACATTGTAGCTCAGTGCTATTATTAGACACTGGAGCACCCGCTGCTGAGCCACTAGGCTGGCAGGGAACAGGCTCCCGTCGGATCCTACGGTCCCAGTGGGACAGGGAGCCCCATTCCATCCCAAAACACGGGGCTCACCAGCTTCTGGAGGGCAGCGAGCTCCTCGGGCAGGTAACAGAGCCCCGTGCGGTTCAGCTTCAGCCAGCGCAGGCTCGTCATGGCCTTCACATGCTCCGGGAAGTACCCGCCCtgcggaggaggaggaggagggtgaggaaaCACCTGTCCCATGGGATGAGGACCTGGGGACCTCAGTCTGATTGAGGCTCTGTGGTCATGGGAAGTTTGGGATCGAGCAgtcctgtggggctgggaagtGTGGGGTCACGATGACCCAGTCCTAAGGgactgggagctgtggggttgGGATGAAGCAGTGCCATAAAATTGGGAATTAGAGGGATGGGATCACCCTGTCCTAGGGGCCTGGGAGCTGGGGGCCATGGAAACCCAGTCCTATGGGATTGGGAGCTGGGATCGCCCGGTCCTATGGGATTGGGAGCTGGGACTGCCCAGTCCTATGGGATTGGGTGCTGGGATCGCCCAGTCCTATGGGATTGGGTGCTGGGATCGCCCAGTCCTATGGGATCAGGAGCTGGGATCACCCTGTCCTACGGGATCCGGATCTGGGATCGCCCGGTCCTGTGGGATCGGGAGCTTGGATCGCCCAATCCTAggggactgggatctgggatcgCCCAATCCTACGGGAGCGGGATCTGGGATCACCCTGTCCTACGGGACCGGGATCTGGGATCGCCCAGTCCTACGGGACCGGGATCTGGGATCGCCCAGTCCTATGGGATTGGGAGCTGGGATCGCCCAGCCCTATAGGATCGGGAGCTGGGATCGCCCGGTCCTATAGGATCGGGAGGGATCGCCCAGTCCTACGGGACAGGGATCTGGGATCGCCCAGCCCTGTGGGACCGGGAACCAGAGCCTCGGGGATCTCCGGTCTCCCTGGGAGCCCGTGGGCTAAGGGCCGGGTTGCTCAATCCCAGCGGCTCGATGGGGGTCAGGGATCGCCCCCGCAGCGCCCACGGCGCCCGGACCGGGACTGCCCCGGGTCACCCAccccgggcggggccggggccgggcttCCCCCGCCCCGGGAGCCGAGCCAGGCCTGACAAccccgcggggcccgggcccGCTGTGGCGCTGcgggccgggctgtgccccgctcccgccgccccgcACCTTGAAGTCGTTGCCGCTGAGATCGACGCCGCGGACGAAGGGCAGGACGCCGGTGGCCGCCATGGCGGAAGCGCCGAGGGGGGACccgccaggccccgcccccggcccaggccccgccccggccgTGACGCACGCGGGggtgggcggggccgggcgctaCTTCCGCGCGCTGgtgggcggggccgcgccgcccgcgcgctcccattggccggggccgcggcgggggcgcgcggggcgcgggggcgcgcgcgggcagcgccgggcccggcccggtcccggtgccggttctGGTGCCG contains:
- the FLII gene encoding protein flightless-1 homolog, producing MAATGVLPFVRGVDLSGNDFKGGYFPEHVKAMTSLRWLKLNRTGLCYLPEELAALQKLEHLSVSHNSLTTLHGELSGLPCLRAIVARANSLKNSGVPDDIFQLDDLSVLDLSYNQLTECPRELENAKNMLVLNLGHNSIDTIPNQLFINLTDLLYLDLSDNKLESLPPQMRRLVHLQTLILNNNPLLHAQLRQLPAMTALQTLHLRNTQRTQSNLPTSLEALVNLADVDLSCNDLSRVPECLYTLGSLRRLNLSSNQITELSLCIDQWTQLETLNLSRNQLTSLPSAICKLTKLKKMYLNSNKLDFDGIPSGIGKLTNLEEFMAANNNLELIPESLCRCSKLRKLVLNKNRLVTLPEAIHFLTDVEILDVRENPNLVMPPKPADRSSEWYNIDFSLQNQLRLAGASPATVAAAAAGSGTKDPLARKMRLRRRKDSAQDDQAKQVLKGMSDVAQEKNKKIEESGEAKAPDLKTRRWDQGLEKPQLDYSEFFSEDVGQLPGLCVWQIENFVPTLVDEAFHGKFYEADCYIVLKTFLDENGSLNWEIYYWIGQEATLDKKACSAIHAVNLRNYLGAECRSIREEMGDESEEFLQVFDNDISYIEGGTASGFFTVEDTQYVTRLYRVYGKKNVKLEPVALKGTSLDPRFVFLLDHGLDLLVWRGSQATLSSTTKARLFAEKINKNERKGKAEITLLTQGQETPEFWEVLGGQPEEIRPCVPDDFQPHKPKLYKVGLGLGYLELPQINYKLSVEHKKRLKADLMPEMRLLQSLLDTKSVYILDCWSDVFIWIGRKSSRLVRAAALKLSQELCTMLHRPKHAMVTRNLEGTECQVFKSKFKNWDDVLRVDYTRNAETVLQDGGLAGKVRKDAEKKDQMKADLTALFLPRQPPMPLTEAEQLMEEWNEDLDGMEGFVLEGKKFTRLPEEEFGHFHTHDCYVFLCRYWVPVEYEEDEEKKKKGEGKGEEEGEEEEEEKQPEEDSQCIVYFWQGREASNMGWLTFTFSLQKKFESHFRGKLEVVRMTQQQENPKFLSHFKRRFVIHRGKRKDRVSAPQPSLYHIRTNGGALCTRCIQINTDAALLNSEFCFILKVPFESTDNQGIVYTWVGRAADPDEAKLAEDIMNHMFDDSYSKQVINEGEEPENFFWVGIGGQKPYDEDADYMKHSRLFRCSNEKGYFSVSEKCSDFCQDDLADDDIMLLDNGREVYMWVGTQTSQVEIKLSLKACQVYIQHMRSKDPTHPRKLRLVRKGNEPWPFTRCFHAWSVFRKPPT